The window CTCCGAGGCGTCCCGCAGCCGGGCCGTCACCGTCTTGTTGGCCCCCGTGTCCACCCGGACGTCGGCGAGCCCCTTGTGGCGCTGCCACGGCCCCTGCTCCAGGCGCACGCTCTGCACCTTGGCGTGCGGCACGAGCGCGATGCTGCGGCGCAGCAGCCCGTGCCGGGCCACGAAGACGGCGTCGGTCACGGCGAGCCCGTAGCCCCGCCACCAGAACGGCACGCACCAGGCCGCGCGCCGAGGCGGCCGCGACAGCGCGGTCGGCACGCTCACTCCCGGCAGGACCCGCGCGATCACCGACTCGGCGACCTCGCGCGGAGCGACCGGTACGAGCACGGAGTTGGACGAACCCGCCACGTCCAGCTCGACCCGGACCCAGCCACGCCGCCGCCAGAGCAGCGGCTCGACGACGCGTACGGTCTGCACGCGGCCGGGCGGCACCGTCTCGTGCGCGCGGTCGAGCAGCCCGTGGTCGATGCGGAGCCCGTCGGGGGACTCGCCCACGGTCCAGTCGTACTCGGCGACGAACCGGCCCACACTGCTCGCGCCCGCCGCGCCGAGCAGGGGCAGCGCCGTCGCGAGGACCGTCCACACGCTGTGGGTGGCGAACCACAGCAGCGGCGGTACGACGAGTGCGGCGGCCAGCGTCGCCCAGGTGGCCCCGGTCAGGACCAGCGAGACGGCGAGGACCCCGGCCGGTACGTGCAGCAGTTGCCGGACCGGTGCCTCGCCCACCTCGTGCGCGGTCTCGGGCGCGAAACCGGCGGCCCTGGCGAGCAGTTCGGCCCGCAGGACCCGGGCCTCCTCCTGGCCCAGATAGGCCAGCTCGTCCTTCTTGTCGGTCCCGACGACGTCGAGTTTGAGTTTGGCGACGCCGGCCACGCGGGCCAGCAGCGGCTGGGTGACGTCGACGGCCTGGATCCGTTCGAGCCGGATGTGCGCGGTGCGGCGGAACACCAGGCCCGTACGGATGCGCAGTTCGGTGTCGGTCACCGCGAAGTGCGTGAACCACCAGCTCAGAAAGCCGTAGAGGGCGGCCCCCAGGACGGCCGCGACGAGGACGGCCAGCAGGGTGGCCGTGGTGAGCCGCGTCAGCTGCCGCTGTGCCTGGTCGGGGTCGTGCACGGCCCACCCGGCGATCACGGCGACCGGCGCCCACGCGCGGCGCAGCGGCGTCACGGGATGCAACCGTCGCTCACGCAATGCGGGAGCGCCCTTTCCTGCCTCACCCGGTACGGGTTCGGTCTGGACCCCTCCCTTCGGAGCGCCCGCCTCTTCCGGTACGGCCCCGGCCTCGATCCCGGCCTCTTCCTGTACCGGACCGGGCTCTTCCCGCACGTCCTTGGGGGCGCCCGGTGGCGTCGTCACAGCCCCGCCGATCGGGCCTCGCCCAGCTCGGTGAGCCGGTCGCGCAATCGTTCCGCCTCCGCCGGGACGAGCCCCGGAATGCGGGCGTCCGTAGCCGCCGCGGCCGTGTGCAGCTGCACACTCGACAGCCCGAAATGCCGCTCCACGGGACCGGAGGTGACCTCGACCAGCTGCATGCGCCCGTACGGCACCACGGTCTCCTCGCGCCACAGGACACCCCGGCTGATCAGCAGGTCGTCCGCCCGCTCGGCGTACCGCCAGGAACGCCAGTTGCGCCCCAGCATCGGCCAGCCCCACAGCAGCACCGCCAGCGGCAGCAGGGCGAAGGCCGCCCAGCCGGGCCCGGCCAGCAGGCCGAGCAGCAGGGCCGTACCGATGGTCAGCAGACCCAGCCACACCACCAGCAACAGCCGTCGCATCCTCAGCAGCCCCGGCGGGAGCCCGATCCACACCGGCTCGTCCGCCGTCCGCCCCGCTGTCTGCCCCGTGTTCTCCGAGGTCCCCGTCTCCATGCCGCAAGCGTACGTACGGGACACTGTCCCCATGACTCCTACGACGGGTCCCACAGAGACCACAGTCGGTGTCGGCGGCGCCGCGGAGAGCACCGACATGGTGCTCAACATCGGCCCCCAGCACCCGTCCACACACGGCGTACTGCGGCTGAGGCTCGTCCTCGACGGGGAGCGGATCCAGCACGCGGAGCCGGTGATCGGCTACATGCACCGCGGCGCCGAGAAGCTCTTCGAGGCGCGCGACTACCGTCAGATCATCATGCTGGCCAACCGTCACGACTGGCTCTCCGCGTTCTCGAACGAGCTGGGCGTGGTCCTCGGTGTGGAGCGGATGCTCGGCATGGAGGTGCCCCCGCGCGCGGTGTGGACCCGCACGCTGCTCGCGGAGCTGAACCGGGTTTTGAACCACCTGATGTTCCTGGGCTCGTACCCTCTCGAACTGGGCGGGATCACCCCGATCTTCTACGCGTTCACGGAGCGCGAGGAGCTCCAGCACGTCATGGAGGAGATCTCCGGCGGGCGCATGCACTACATGTTCAACCGGGTCGGCGGCCTCAAGGAGGACCTGCCCGCCGGATGGACCACGCGCGCGCGTGCGGCCGTTTCCGGAGTGCGCTCCCGCATGGACCGCTTCGACGGCCTGGTGCTCGGCAACGAGATCTTCCGCGGACGTACGAGGAACGTGGGCGTCCTCTCCTCGCAGGCCGTGCACGCCTACGGGGTGAGCGGTCCCATCGCCCGCGCCTCCGGGGTCGACTTCGACCTGCGCCGGGACGAGCCGTACCTCGCGTACGGAGAGCTCCAGGACACCCTGAAGGTCGTCACGCGCGAGGAGGGCGACTGCCTGGCCCGCTTCGAGTGCCTCCTGGAGCAGACCCACAACGCGCTCGACCTCGCCGACGCCTGCCTGGACCGGATCGCGGAGCTGCCGCCCGGCCCGATCAACCAGCGGCTCCCCAAGGTCCTGAAGGCCCCCGAGGGCCACACGTACGCCTGGACCGAGAACCCTCTGGGCATCAACGGCTACTACCTCGTCAGCAAGGGCGAGAAGACGCCGTACCGGCTCAAGCTGCGGTCGGCCTCGTACAACAACATCCAGGCGCTCACCGAGCTGCTGCCGGGCACCCTGGTCGCGGACATGGTGGCGATCCTCGGATCGCTGTTCTTCGTGGTCGGGGACATCGACAAGTAGTCGACAGCAAGTAGTCGACAGCAAGCGGTCGACAGCAAGTGGTCGGCGATCAGCCGCCGACACCGGCCAGCGGGTCCGTGACACCGACCGGCTGCACCAGCCAGCCGAAGTCGCCCAGCCCGCCCCGGGCGGTCAGCTCGGCGGCCTCGCCGGCGGCCGCGAGGGCCCGTACGTAGCCCGCGGGGTCCGTGGCGGCCAGGGACGCGGGCGGCCTCTCCCCGCTCACTCCCAGCGCGCGCAGGGCCGCCCGCTGGCTCAGCAGCCGGCCCCCGGGCAGCATGCACGCGTCCAGCGCCACATGCGCGGTGATGTCACAGGAGCCGTCCGGCACGGGTGCCGTCCCACGGCCCTCCCTGAACCCCGTCAGCGTGCCGAAGGGCGGTCGCGCTCCCGCGCCGTGCCCGTAGTCGACGGCGACGGCGAGACCGCGGCCGAGCCCGGCCACGGCCGACGCCCAGGCGGCGTCCCGGGGCAGACCGATCTCGGCACGGAGCCCTTCGGAGGGAGAGTCCCCGGCGAAGGGCCCGCCGGAGTCGGAGGAGGACCTTCCGGCGGGGGCCGGGCCGTCTGCCGTACCCGTGAGCGGCCACCACCTCCGCAGCCACGCCGCGTCCGCTCCCCGCACCGGCCCGCCGAGGCACTCCGTCCCGTCCGGGCCCACGAGGACGAGGCGCGGCACCCCGTGGGCGTCCACCTCGGCCACGTCCAACGGCACGTTGTCGAGCCACTCGTTGGCGAACAGGAGCCCCGTCACACCCGGCGGGGGCTCAGGCATCCACTCGATCCGGTGATCGAGACCGGCGGGGCGGGCGGCCCGTTCGACCGCGTACCCGCGCGCGCGGGCAGCCACGTCGGCCGGAAGCGCCCGCAGGACGCCGGTCACCAGCTCGCCGCGCCCCGCGCCCATGTCGACGAAGGCGAGTTCGGCGGGGTGCGCGAGCGCCTCGTCGACGAGGCGGAGCAGGCGGGCCACGGCCCGCGCGAACAGCGGTGACGCGTGCACCGAGGTGCGGAAATGTCCTGCGGGCCCCTCGGGCCGACGGTAGAAACCGCGCGGCCCGTAGAGCGCGTCCTCGGTCGCCGCGCGCCACCCGCGCATCCCGCCCGCCGCCTCACGCCCCACTGCGCCCACCACCGCTCTGCGTCGCCGTCACCGCGCCAGGCTAAGCGCCTGGTCCAAGGTGGCCTCCACCTTGGGGAGTACGAGCACCGGTTACGGATCGACCCTCCGGTTGACCCCTGCACACTGCACGCTTCCCTACGCTGGGTTACGTGCAGCGTCTCTATGATTTTCTCCGCAGGCACCCGGCATGGGTCGACGGCTTCTGGGCCGTCGTCCTGCTCGGGATCTCGGTCATGGGTGGGACGGCCGGGCCGGAGAACTCCGGAGCCGACCACCTGGCCGTCACCCTCCCGATCACCCTGCTCCTGTGTCTGGTGATCGCGCTGCGCAGACGCATGCCCGAGGCGATGCTGCTCCTCGCCGTCACCATGGGCGCGGCGCAGCTGCTGCTGGACATGGAGATGGCGCCGGCCGACTTCGCGCTGCTGGTGATCACCTACACGGTCGCCTCGAACGGCACCGGCTGGGCGTCCCGGCTCGCCCTGACGGCGGGCCTGTGCGCGGCCCCGCTGGCGCAGCTGCGCTGGCCGGAGGACCAGGTCGGCGCCGGCGGGCAGATCGCGATAGTGATCTTCCAGACGGTCCCCTTCGCCCTCGCCTGGGTCCTCGGCGACTCACTGCGGACCCGCCGCGCCTACTTCGCGCAGCTCGAGGAGCGTGCCGCCCGCCTGGAGAAGGAGCGCGAGGCGCAGGCCAAGGTCGCGGTCGCCGCCGAGCGCGCCCGGATCGCCCGGGAACTGCACGACGTGGTCGCGCACAACGTCTCGGTGATGGTGGTCCAGGCCGACGGCGCCGCCTACGTCCTCGACTCCGCGCCGGACCAGGCCAGGAAGGCCCTGGAGACCATCTCCGGGACCGGCAGGCAGGCCCTCGCCGAGATGCGCCGCCTCCTCGGCGTCCTGCGCACCGGCGAGCACCAGGAGTCCGGCGAGTACGTGCCGCAGCCGGACGTGGAACAGCTCGACGACCTGATCGAGCAGTGCCGGACCTCCGGCCTCCCCGTCGACTTCAAGATCGAGGGCACCCCGCGGCCTCTGCCGAGCGGCGTCGAGCTGACCGCGTACCGCATCGTGCAGGAGGCCCTCACCAACACCCGCAAGCACGGGGGGCCGAACGCGGGAGCGAGCGTCCGCCTGGTCTACTTCGACGACGGCCTCGGCCTGCTCGTCGAGGACGACGGCAAGGGCGCCCCGCACGAGCTCTACGAGGAGGGCGGCGTCGACGGCCAGGGCCACGGCCTGATCGGGATGCGCGAGCGCATCGGCATGGTCGGCGGCACCCTGGACGCGGGGCCGCGTCCGGGCGGAGGCTTCCGCATCAGTGCCCTGCTTCCACTCAAACCCGCCCACTGACACGTGCACGTTTCATGAACCGACCGGAGGACCTTTCCATGCCGATCCGCGTGATGCTCGTCGACGACCAGGTGCTGCTGCGCACCGGGTTCCGGATGGTGCTCGCCGCCCAGCCGGACATGGAGGTCGTGGGGGAGGCGGGCGACGGCGTCGAGGCCCTCCAGGTGCTGCGTGCGACCGAGGTCGACGTGGTGCTCATGGACGTCCGCATGCCGAAGCTCGACGGTGTGGAGACCACCCGCCGCATCTGCCAGGACCCGAATCCGCCGAAGGTGCTGATCCTGACCACCTTCGACCTCGACGAGTACGCCTTCTCGGGGCTCAAGGCGGGCGCCTCCGGCTTCATGCTCAAGGACGTGCCGCCCGGCGAACTCCTCGCCGCGATCCGCTCCGTGCACAGCGGCGACGCGGTCGTCGCGCCCTCGACGACCAGGCGTCTGCTCGACCGCTTCGCGCCGATGCTGCCCAGTGCCGGCAAGGAGACCCAGCACCAGGAGCTGGAGCGGCTCACCGGCCGGGAGCGCGAGGTCATGATCCTGGTCGCGCAGGGCCTGTCGAACGGCGAGATCGCGGCCCGGCTCGTCCTCTCCGAGGCGACGGTCAAGACCCACGTGGGCCGCATCCTCACGAAGCTGGGCCTGCGCGACCGCGTCCAGGTCGTCGTCCTCGCGTACGAGACCGGTCTCGTACGGGCCGGGGGACAGGGCTGAGCACGGGCTCCGGTCGGGCCGCGCCCGGTCGGTCGGGATCCGGTCGGCCGGGTCCCGGCTGAGCGGAGCCCGGGGGAGCGCGGGGCGGCGGCTCAGCGCAGGATCCCCTCCAGGAAGTCGCTGCCCAGCCGGGCCACCATCGTGACGTCCAGCTGGTGCAGTACGTACCGTCCGCGGCGGCGGGTGGTGAGCAGGCCCGCCTTCTTCAGCACGCTCAGATGCCGGGATATCTCGGGAGCCGTCATGCCGTGCGTCTGGGCCAGCTCGCTCGTGGTGAACGCGCTGCGGGCCAGGCTCCGGCACAGCCGCATCCTCATCGGGTGGGACAGGGCCGCCATCCGGAGGGTCAGCTGCTCGACGGAGGTCGGGACCGTCAGCTCCGGGGAGGCGGCCGGGTAGTGGATCACCGGCTGCCAGCCGTACCGGTGCAGCACCATGAGGTGGGGCCAGCCGAGGCTCGTCGGCACCAGCAGGAGGCCGCCGTCCCGGGTCGCGGTGCGGCCGTGGCCCAGCTTGTCGACGGTGATCCGGCAGGCGGTCTCGTCGAGCGTCACCGCGGGGGACACCGATGCCAGGGCGTCGGCCAGGCCCCGGCGTCCGAGCAGGTCCGTCTTGCGGCGGGCGTCCGCCCCGAGCTGGTGGCGCAGCCGGGACCAGGTCTCGGCGAAGAACGCCTCGTCGCAGTCCTCCAGGAACCGCCGCAGCCAGGCGCGGATCCGCGGCGGATCGTCCAGCAGCCGCGCGGTGAAGTCCGCCGGCCGGGGTCCGCGCGCTGCGGCCAGCTCCAGGGCGCGCCGCCGGGACGCGGCGTCCGTGAGGGCGCCGGCGCCCTGCGCGTCGTACGGAAGCGCACAGGTGAACTCCAGCGCCGCGTCCACGAACTGCTCGTCCGTCAGCTTGTCGAGCAGGTCCAGCTCCTCGGCGAGGGTGCCGCCCGGGAGCGTGGTGCCGCCCGCCGCCGCGTACGGCAGGAACACGTCCGAGAACGTCGTCCGCCACAGGAAGTCCGCCTCGCACATCCGGTCCGCCAGATGCGGGTCGAGCCGGGCGGTCACCCCGGTCGCCCAGCCCTGCAGCCCGGGGTGGTGACCCGGCTCGGCCAGCGCGTGCAGCGCCATGCAGAGCTCGGCCAGGGGCGAGGGCACGACGGCCACCCGCTCCCTGCGCAGCCCGGAGATGTCGATGGTCACGCTCATGTCCTCATGGTGCACCCCGCCACCGACAGGCCGGCCGCCGATTGACGAGCGTCGTCAATCGACACGACGGACCGCCCCGCCGGGAGCAGGCTGGGACCACCGGGGCACCGCGGGGCCCACGGAGAACGTCCGGAACCGGTGTCGGTCCCGGCAGACGTCCGTACCCGTCCCGAGAAGGCGATCCGCCATGAGCATCACCCAGCAGTACCTCCTCGACACCCACCGGGCCCGGCAGCACGGCGATCCGACGCCGCCGGCCCCCGGCGAGCACGACTGGCAGGCCATGCGTGAGCTGCGCGACCACCGGCGGTTCCGCGCGGCCCTGACCGGACGCCCTGCCCGCGGCCGGACGCGGGCGGCACTGGCCAGGCTGTTCGGGCGCCCGCGTTCAGCGGGGAAGCCGTGACGCGAAGTCCGTGGCGGCGGCCCGTACGTCGTCCGCCGTCCACTCCAGGCCCGGCGCGCCCACCGTGACCTCGGTGTACGCCAGACCGGGCCCGCCCCTCTCCCAGATCTGCGGAAAGAGGGACGTCAGCGTCTCCTCCGCCTGCCGCGTCCCCGCCTCGGTCAGGGCATCGGCCTCGTACGGCAGCCACACCTGGAACTGGTGTGTGTGCGGCTCCTCGGGGTGCACCCGCGCCCAGGGGAGCCCGGCCCCGGCGAACCCCTCCCGCAGCGCCGCGGCCACCACGCGCGCGTGGGCCACGTACTCCGGGAGCCGGGGCAGCTCCCGTTCCAGGCCGATCAGCGCGGACAGGGCGGTGGGGAACTGCTGGAGGACCTGCCCGCCGTACCGGTGGCGCCAGGCCTTCGTCTCGTCGACGAGTGTCCGAGGGCCCGCGAGGGCGGCGCCGCCGAACCCGCCCAGCGACTTGTAGAAGGACACGTAGACGCTGTCCGCGAGCCCCGCGATCTCGTCCAGGGGGCGGCCGAGGTGGGTGGCGCACTCCCACAGGCGGGCCCCGTCGACGTGCACCACGGCGTCGCGTTCGCGGGCCGCGTCCGTCACGGCGACCAGCTCCTCCCAGGAGGGCAGGACGAAACCGGCCTCCCTGAGGGGCAGTTCGAGGAACAGCGCCCCGAAGGGCTCGTCCAGGTCGCGTATCTCGTCGGCGGAGGGCATCCGCGGCTCGCGCGTCGGGTGGACGGTCCGCAGGCCGCTGAGCGTGCTGAGGGCATGCCTCTCGTGGACCTCCGGGTGGGAGAGGGGATGCATCGCCACCGTCGCGTTGCCCGTGCGGCCCGCCCAGCAGCGCAGCGCCACCTGCTGGGCCATGGTGCCCGAGGGGAAGAAGGCGGCGGCCTCCGTACCGAGCAGTCCGGCGACCCGCTCCTCCAGGGTCTCCACGATGCCGTTGCCGTACATGTCCACCGGCCGATCCAGGTCGTACACGTCGGACGCGGCGTCCGTCAGCCCGGCCAGCAGCTCACCGACCGTGGAACGGAAACCGGGCCGCCACAGCACCCGCCGCGCGCCGCGCCAGGCGACCCTGCGCCGCTCACGCCGCTGCTCGGCCGTCTCTTCCGCTTCCTCCCCCGTCGGCTGTTTCGCGGGTTGTTCCGCCGTTCCGTCCGCAGCCCGTTCCGCCGTATCGCTCATGTTCCGGATCATGCAGGACGGCACGGCGGCCGGTCACGCGGATTCCCCACAGCCTGTGGACAGGAAAACGGCCCCCGGACCAATCGCGTTAACATGACGAGAAAGCGTCCGGTACCCCGAGCGGACTGGAACGGAAGGCCGCCGTCGAGTGAGTACATTCCCCCAGGCAGACCCCAAGGACCGCCCCGCGCGGCTCACCGTCGGCGTCGTCGGCGCCGGCCGCGTGGGTCCCGCCCTGGCCGCGTCGCTCCAGCTCGCCGGACACCGCCCGGTGGCCGTCTCCGGGGTGTCCGACGCCTCCCGGCGCCGCGCCGCGCAGCTGTTGCCCGACGTGCCGCTCATGACGCCCGAGCAGGTCCTGGAGCGGGCCGACCTGGTGCTGCTCACGGTCCCTGACGACGCCCTGCCGGGACTGGTGGAAGGGCTCGTCGAGACCGGGTCCATCCGGCCGGGACAGCTGCTCGTGCACACGTCCGGGCGGTACGGGACGAAGGTCCTGGACCCCGCCCTGCGCGCCGGAGCGCTGCCTCTCGCCCTGCATCCCGCGATGACGTTCAGCGGCACC of the Streptomyces aurantiacus genome contains:
- a CDS encoding PH domain-containing protein — encoded protein: MRERRLHPVTPLRRAWAPVAVIAGWAVHDPDQAQRQLTRLTTATLLAVLVAAVLGAALYGFLSWWFTHFAVTDTELRIRTGLVFRRTAHIRLERIQAVDVTQPLLARVAGVAKLKLDVVGTDKKDELAYLGQEEARVLRAELLARAAGFAPETAHEVGEAPVRQLLHVPAGVLAVSLVLTGATWATLAAALVVPPLLWFATHSVWTVLATALPLLGAAGASSVGRFVAEYDWTVGESPDGLRIDHGLLDRAHETVPPGRVQTVRVVEPLLWRRRGWVRVELDVAGSSNSVLVPVAPREVAESVIARVLPGVSVPTALSRPPRRAAWCVPFWWRGYGLAVTDAVFVARHGLLRRSIALVPHAKVQSVRLEQGPWQRHKGLADVRVDTGANKTVTARLRDASEAAELLYAQADRSHTGRREALPDRWMA
- a CDS encoding PH domain-containing protein, encoding METGTSENTGQTAGRTADEPVWIGLPPGLLRMRRLLLVVWLGLLTIGTALLLGLLAGPGWAAFALLPLAVLLWGWPMLGRNWRSWRYAERADDLLISRGVLWREETVVPYGRMQLVEVTSGPVERHFGLSSVQLHTAAAATDARIPGLVPAEAERLRDRLTELGEARSAGL
- a CDS encoding NADH-quinone oxidoreductase subunit D, translated to MTPTTGPTETTVGVGGAAESTDMVLNIGPQHPSTHGVLRLRLVLDGERIQHAEPVIGYMHRGAEKLFEARDYRQIIMLANRHDWLSAFSNELGVVLGVERMLGMEVPPRAVWTRTLLAELNRVLNHLMFLGSYPLELGGITPIFYAFTEREELQHVMEEISGGRMHYMFNRVGGLKEDLPAGWTTRARAAVSGVRSRMDRFDGLVLGNEIFRGRTRNVGVLSSQAVHAYGVSGPIARASGVDFDLRRDEPYLAYGELQDTLKVVTREEGDCLARFECLLEQTHNALDLADACLDRIAELPPGPINQRLPKVLKAPEGHTYAWTENPLGINGYYLVSKGEKTPYRLKLRSASYNNIQALTELLPGTLVADMVAILGSLFFVVGDIDK
- a CDS encoding SAM-dependent methyltransferase — translated: MRGWRAATEDALYGPRGFYRRPEGPAGHFRTSVHASPLFARAVARLLRLVDEALAHPAELAFVDMGAGRGELVTGVLRALPADVAARARGYAVERAARPAGLDHRIEWMPEPPPGVTGLLFANEWLDNVPLDVAEVDAHGVPRLVLVGPDGTECLGGPVRGADAAWLRRWWPLTGTADGPAPAGRSSSDSGGPFAGDSPSEGLRAEIGLPRDAAWASAVAGLGRGLAVAVDYGHGAGARPPFGTLTGFREGRGTAPVPDGSCDITAHVALDACMLPGGRLLSQRAALRALGVSGERPPASLAATDPAGYVRALAAAGEAAELTARGGLGDFGWLVQPVGVTDPLAGVGG
- a CDS encoding sensor histidine kinase is translated as MQRLYDFLRRHPAWVDGFWAVVLLGISVMGGTAGPENSGADHLAVTLPITLLLCLVIALRRRMPEAMLLLAVTMGAAQLLLDMEMAPADFALLVITYTVASNGTGWASRLALTAGLCAAPLAQLRWPEDQVGAGGQIAIVIFQTVPFALAWVLGDSLRTRRAYFAQLEERAARLEKEREAQAKVAVAAERARIARELHDVVAHNVSVMVVQADGAAYVLDSAPDQARKALETISGTGRQALAEMRRLLGVLRTGEHQESGEYVPQPDVEQLDDLIEQCRTSGLPVDFKIEGTPRPLPSGVELTAYRIVQEALTNTRKHGGPNAGASVRLVYFDDGLGLLVEDDGKGAPHELYEEGGVDGQGHGLIGMRERIGMVGGTLDAGPRPGGGFRISALLPLKPAH
- a CDS encoding response regulator transcription factor, with product MPIRVMLVDDQVLLRTGFRMVLAAQPDMEVVGEAGDGVEALQVLRATEVDVVLMDVRMPKLDGVETTRRICQDPNPPKVLILTTFDLDEYAFSGLKAGASGFMLKDVPPGELLAAIRSVHSGDAVVAPSTTRRLLDRFAPMLPSAGKETQHQELERLTGREREVMILVAQGLSNGEIAARLVLSEATVKTHVGRILTKLGLRDRVQVVVLAYETGLVRAGGQG
- a CDS encoding DUF5937 family protein; this translates as MSVTIDISGLRRERVAVVPSPLAELCMALHALAEPGHHPGLQGWATGVTARLDPHLADRMCEADFLWRTTFSDVFLPYAAAGGTTLPGGTLAEELDLLDKLTDEQFVDAALEFTCALPYDAQGAGALTDAASRRRALELAAARGPRPADFTARLLDDPPRIRAWLRRFLEDCDEAFFAETWSRLRHQLGADARRKTDLLGRRGLADALASVSPAVTLDETACRITVDKLGHGRTATRDGGLLLVPTSLGWPHLMVLHRYGWQPVIHYPAASPELTVPTSVEQLTLRMAALSHPMRMRLCRSLARSAFTTSELAQTHGMTAPEISRHLSVLKKAGLLTTRRRGRYVLHQLDVTMVARLGSDFLEGILR
- a CDS encoding threonine aldolase family protein, whose amino-acid sequence is MSDTAERAADGTAEQPAKQPTGEEAEETAEQRRERRRVAWRGARRVLWRPGFRSTVGELLAGLTDAASDVYDLDRPVDMYGNGIVETLEERVAGLLGTEAAAFFPSGTMAQQVALRCWAGRTGNATVAMHPLSHPEVHERHALSTLSGLRTVHPTREPRMPSADEIRDLDEPFGALFLELPLREAGFVLPSWEELVAVTDAARERDAVVHVDGARLWECATHLGRPLDEIAGLADSVYVSFYKSLGGFGGAALAGPRTLVDETKAWRHRYGGQVLQQFPTALSALIGLERELPRLPEYVAHARVVAAALREGFAGAGLPWARVHPEEPHTHQFQVWLPYEADALTEAGTRQAEETLTSLFPQIWERGGPGLAYTEVTVGAPGLEWTADDVRAAATDFASRLPR